The DNA sequence GGTTGCCCACCGTTTCGGTGTAAACCGCTTTGGTTTGCTTGGTGACTGCCTTCTGCAGGCCATCGAAATCTGCGGCATCTACAAAGCGGACCTTGATTCCCCATTTAGGAAGCGTGTAATGAAATAGATTGTAGGTCCCGCCGTAGAGCGACGTGGTGGAGATGATCTCGTCGCCTGCACTGGCCAGCGTAATCATTGCCAGGGTCTCGGCAGCCTGCCCTGAGGCCAACGCAAGGCCTGCAGCTCCGCCTTCAAGGGCGGCCAGACGCTTTTCAAACACATCGGTCGTGGGGTTCATGATGCGGCTGTAGATATTTCCGAACTCCTGCAGCGCAAAGAGACGGGCCGCGTGATCGGCGTCGTCGAAGACATAGGAAGTCGTCTGATAAATGGGTACTGCGCGTGCTTTCGTAGTGGGGTCCTTCTCCTGGCCGCCGTGTACTGCGAGGGTTGCGAGTTTGTGCTTGGCCTTATTTCCGTTCTCGCTTGAGGACATTTTGTATTCTCCTATTGGTTAGAAACGTTTACGGTTTGGGGCGGTGACATCAAAATCGGTTCAATTTTGAATCCCAACAGTTTATCGGAAGCCAGCGGGTGCGTAAATCCGCAGTAAAAGGGCGTCGTATCCTATTCCGTCACTTTTATAGACCGGGCCATGAACGTGGCTTTTGTCCAGGCTCCCTTACTGTCATTGGGATCATGGGTATAAAAGATCCAGAGTTGGGGAGCATTGCTTTGCTCCCCGCCTGTTTGTATCAGGCTTGGATATCTGACCCAATACTTTGGCCGCTCGTCCAGAGTGGCAAGCGGTGGTTGTGAAGGGTTCCACTCGACCAGGTTTGAGGAAATGCGAAACGCGATGGTATGTTCATTCGGGACCTGGTAGGCAAGAATCGCGCGGCGGCTGGTGGGATCGTAAATAATGGAGGGTGAAAATGCGCCGGTCAACACCTCTGAGTAGAGGCCCGAAGGTATGTTGTTATTAACATCGGTCGTGGCGGCAGGCTCGTCGAAGTTCCCGTTATAGTATTTCCGAAAAAGATAGGGAACGGCCGCGGTGTTGGTGTCATAGACGGCCTTGATCACGTCCGAGAGCCGCGCGCGGGCCACGGCCAGGCACTGATTGCCGCCGCACACGCCCGGAGCCTGGTCAATATAGAAGACGTAGAGATACGTCTTCTCCGGATCGGCATCATGTGGGCTGACTGGATTATATTTTTCATCGCCCAGTATGAACGGCCCGTTCCCTACCGAGAGCGACTTGGTGGGGAAGTGCCTGATCCAGAGTTTGCGGCTGGAATGCGGCTGAATGATCTGGCCAAGCTTCCGGAAGGTCTTGCCCTCATCCGTCGAGACCGCCAGCCCGAGAGTACCGAAAAAGAGATTGGCCAAGTTAGGACGCGGCTGGCCATACTGAAACTCGGCGTGATACGTCAGCAGAATAAACTTGTTCGGGCCATCGGTAATCTCCATGGCCGGTCCTCCGCCCAGGTAGTCACTGTCGTAGGCCCCGGTGACTCCGCGTGGCGTTAAATTGCCATGTTTGTTCAGAGGAAATAGAAGCGCACTGCAATCGGCTGAATTGATGTGGGTCGGATCGTTCGCATCCGGAACCAGCCGATAGATACCCTGTGTATTGGGAGTCCCCTTGCAAGTCGTGGAGTTGCTCTTGGCAGAGCCGAAGTAGAGGTATCCGTTCGGTTCTTTCACTGCTCCCATCACTCCGTCAACATATCCGAACTGGAAGCCGAAGTTGCAGCGCTCCTGGTAAGTGGAGACTACGCGACAAGCACTGAGCGCAAAGTGAAACTCGGCGGAACTGCCAGTAGAGCCCGGGCAGTCAGATTCCTGAATTGCACTGGTACAGGCAGGTTGTTGTGCAGCACAGATTCCAGCGCCCCACCCGACGATGACGGCAAGTAACAACGCAAGAGTAGCTCCCAACCGTCTCTGCTGATTCATATTTCCTCCTGTGCGTGATTTATGCGCACCAATCTCTGATTTGCTGGAGCTTATGGTAAGAACAACAAATTCTAAATCAGAGGACGCACGTTATAGGTCCTATGGCGCAGTAAGCAAGCCAATTAGCTATTCACGTGTATTCAGGTTTAAATCAGGAAATTCCTGAAATGGCACAAATACGTATCTCCAGCCGAGATCTGTAAACTTTTTTAGCGGCTAATGGCGCGATACTGGCTGGGTTCCCGGGCTTGGGGGAATAAACTCGCATCTGCATGAAACCTGAAACACTTACAGGGCTACAGTCACCATAAGGATGAGAACTTCTGTATTTTTTAACATTCCCGAAAAGAATCTTTGAGCGAGTGTTATTCTTTGTGCCCGGAGGGGAGCTATGCCGACAAAACCAAACCTGATTGGCCCGGGAGGAAGGCTCTTCGCCGAGCCCATCCCCGGCACGGATGAAGCCAGTTTTCGCGTGAGCAATACCAGCTCGCAGTATTACAACTCACCGTATTATCTGATGCACAAGAGCCAGGTGCAGCCTATACCGCCTGCCCACAAGAATGCGCCCATGCATTTGAATTTAGCTGACTTTGTCGGGCCACAGATCATTCAGAACATCGCAAACGCCGGCAAGATCAGTTTTCACTCCGTCGGCGATACCGGCGCAGCCAAGGTGAATCGCCAGCAAACCGCGGGTCAAGCCATCGCAAACGAGGCAAAAGTTTCGGACGCCATGGCGGCCGACCTCGCCGGCAACGCGTCGGATGCGCCTGCTTTCTTCTTTCACTTGGGCGATGTCATCTATAACTTCGGCGAAGCCCAATATTATTATGATCAGTTCTACGAGCCCTTCCGGGCTTATGACCGTCCTATCTTTGCGATTCCCGGAAACCATGATGGCTCTGTTTTCGGCCAGGGATCTTCCGCGCCTCAGGTGCCGACACTCACGGCGTTCTTAGACAACTTCTGCGCGACAAATGAGGGAGTTTCTCCTGATGCCGGGGGGCTGGTGCGAAGTGTAATGACGCAGCCGGCAGTCTATTTCACCTTGGATGCTCCCTTTGTCTCCGTGATTGGGCTCTACAGCAACGTGCTGGAGGGGCCGGGGGTGATCTCCTCGCAGGGCGGCCATTATCCTATTGTGGATGATCAACTGACATTTCTGAAAAGCGAACTGCAGCGCATCAAGCCGGACCACGATGCCGGGAAGCGCGCGCTGATAATTGCTTTGCACCATCCGCCGCTGTCAGCCGACGCCAAGCATGCCGGCTCTGACGGAGCGGAAAAAGATATCGATAATGCCTGCCAGCAAGCCGGCGTGTGGCCTGATCTCATGCTGTCAGGACATGCCCACCTCTATCAGCGGTTTACGCGCCGGGTTGCGAACAAGGAGATTCCATACATTGTCGCCGGCAGTGGCGGTTTTGCTGCCACCCAGCCACAAACTGCTTTAGGGAATGCGCCCATTACGGTGGGCGATCATACACTGGAGATTAATCCGCTGGTTGATTTTGGCTATCTCATCATCAGCACCGACGGGCACACCCTCACAGTCTCATTCCGCTCGCCGACTGGCAATGGCGTGCAAGAGCTCGATTCTGTGACGGTAGACATACAGAAAGGAAAAATCACAAGTTCCGGATCGAAAGGCGGCGGCAAGGCTCCTGGCGGTAAGCCCCCAGCAGGTAAGCCGCCGAAAGCGCCGAAGCCTCCGAAGAAAAAACCAGGAGGCAAGGCGCCGCACGCCGGAAAACCACACGCTGGGCATAAGCCGGCTGCTCCCAAAGCAGGGAAGCGCGGCCGAAAATAAGGTTGGCTGTATCACCTGTTCTGCGGTACGAGCGGCAAAGCATTTTTTACGCGAGGTGTTAGCGTGCGTAGGTTTCCAATTTCTTTGCGGCTTTCTTTACAGCAGGGGCCAGCAGTTCGCGCAGCCGGGGGAAGATAGCGTTAATCTCTTCCATGGAGACCGCACCTACCGAGAGCCGGAACCAGCCGGTATCTTCCTTCAGGCCGAAAGCCTGGAAGGGAACTACGGCGACTCCTGCTTCTTCCAATAGAAGCTGGCGAATTTCCTCGTTGGTTCGGATGACGTTTCCCCGAACATTTTTGCCGAAGAGGTCGAAGCGGGCGGAAAGATAAATAGCGCCTTGGGGAGCGACTGCGTCTACAGGGAATCCATCCTGCTTCATGGCTGAGAAGCCTTCGTACAGTGCATCCAGGCGGGTCTTGAGCTTGGTCTTCAGATCGGCTTGGAATGCCCTTATTTTTTCCGGATCATCAAGCAGCGCGGCCACTGCTACCTGCTCAGCTTTGGGGGCCCATGCGCCGATGTGGCCCAGGATGTCCATCATGTGCCTGCGAATCGCAGGCGGCATCACAGCCCAACCCACGCGCAATCCGGTGGCGCAGAAAGCCTTGGAGATTGCGTCCAGTAACAGCGTGTAAGGCGCAATTTCCGGGACCAGCTCCAGCGGCGTGACGTGCTTGATAGCTCCGTAGGTCAAGGTCCAGTAAACCTGATCGTAAACAAGATAAAGCGGACGCTCGCCGTCGCTGGCCTGGCGCCGTCTATTTTCCTGAAGCACTTCAAGCGAGATCTGGCGCAGAAGATTGCGATCAATCGCTGTGCCCGTCGGGTTCAAAGGCGAGTTGAGGCAAATCAGCCGGGCTTTCTTTAAATGCGGCCGCAGTTGCTCGATGGTAGGAAAAAAGTTCGATTCAGGTGCAACTGCGATCTCAACCGGCTGCGCCCCCGTGAGAAAAGCATAGTGGTTGTTGTTCCACGACGGCACAGGATACACCGCCACATCTCCCGGTGTGATCAGGGTCTTATACGCGCCATAGAGTAAAGGACGCGCACCGCCGGCAACCAGAACTGATTCCAGCGGAAACTTCAGCCCCAGCTCGCGCTCATACAAACGCACGACTGCTTCGCGCAGCGCCAGGACTCCATCCGAGGGCGGATAGTTGGTATGGCCCGCCGCCAGGGCTGCGCGGGTGCCTTCCAGCAGTTCGTGGGGAATTGGAAAGTACGCCGGATCGAAGTCGCCCACCGTCAAGTTGCAAAGCACTGCGCCCTTGGCTTTGAGGGCGCGAATTTGGGCTGAGATTTTGAGAATTTCTGAGCCGATGATGCCCTGGGCGAGAGAAGAAAGTCCGGCATCGGGATCGGGCACGGCAGAATACAGAGGCCCCACGTCCACCATGAATAAATTTTATCAGCGGGAGTCTTGACAAGATAAAGAATATTTATGCATACTATTGAATAAATATTCATGTCACCCGCAACCAAATTCGCACGTCAGAAATTGATCGTGGACGTGCTGCAGCACGGCCCGGCTGCCAACCAGGATGAGTTGCGCAAGGCGCTGGCCAAGCACGGCCTGAAGGTGACCCAGGCCACGCTTTCGCGCGATATCCACAAACTCGGGCTGGTGAAAACCACGGAAGGCTATGCGCTCTCCGGCAACGATCATGCGCCCGAGTCTGGGTTGCCGTCGGCCGCGCGTTTGCTGCGTGAGTTTGTGCTCGAAATCCGGGAGGCCCAGAACCTTCTGGTAGTGAAGACGAGTATCGGCAGCGCGCAGCCAGTAGCTGCTGCCCTGGATGCCGAAGGCTGGGAAGAAACCGTAGGCACCATCGCGGGTGATGACACCATCCTGATTATCTCTCCCGACAAGAAATCAGCGCACAAACTGGCAACCCGCATCCGGGAGATGATCGCCTGATGTCAGCCCCATTGCAAACCGCGGTTGTGGGCGCAACCGGCTACGCCGGCTTTGAGCTTGCGCGCCTGCTGATGCGGCATCCGCGATTGAGTACTCCTTTATTAATGCGGCGTGAGAGCGAGGAGTCTTCCAAGCCCGGAACACTGGCAGAGGTATTCCCTCATGTTTATGGAGAGCCGGAGTCTTCTCTGGAGCCGTTTTCCTGGTCAAAATTGAAGAATGCAGGCGTGTCAGTTTTATTTCTGGCCACGCCCCATGAAGCTTCGCGCGAGATGGTCCCCGAAGCCATTGATCGCGGCCTGCGGGTCATTGATCTCAGCGGGGCATGGCGGTTGAAGGTCGCAGCCAACCGCAAGGTCTATGCCTTTTCCGACGAAGGCTCGGAGGTTGCTACTGCCTTAATGCAGAAAGCTGTATACGGATTGCCAGAGCTGCGCCGGGCTGAAATTCAGCATGCGATTTTACTGGCGAATCCGGGTTGCTATGCAACCTCGGTCATCCTGGCGCTCGCGCCGCTGGTTTGTGCCGGAATGATTGACCGGAACCATGATGTTATTTGCGATTCTAAGTCTGGGGTCTCCGGGGCCGGCAAGCAGCCTACGGCCAAGACCCACTTTGTAGAGGTCGCCGATAACTTTTCTGCCTACTCGGTCTTCGGCCACCGGCATACCGGAGAAATTCTCGAGCAGCTTGGGTTCGCTTCCGGACAGCTTGTCTTCACGCCGCATCTTTTACCGATTCCGCGGGGCATTCTTTCCACGATTTATCTGCGGCTGGCAAATGAGTCGACGCCGCAACAGATCGAAGAGACCTTCCGCAGTTTTTATTCAGGCAAGCCGTGGGTCAGGGTCTTTGCGCAACCGCGATTGCCGCAAATCCAATTTTCACTGCGCACGAATTTTTGCGATATCGGCCTGACTTTGGCGCCCGACGGCAAACGGCTGGTGCTGGTTTCTTGTCTGGATAATCTTCTGAAAGGCGCCGCCGGGCAGGCGGTGCAGAACTTGAACCTGATGTTGGGATGGGACGAAAGAGAGGGGCTGAATTGAAAATTGTCATAAAAATCGGCGGGGTCGCACTGGACGACAGTAATCTTCGTCGCAACTG is a window from the Terriglobales bacterium genome containing:
- a CDS encoding metallophosphoesterase — translated: MPTKPNLIGPGGRLFAEPIPGTDEASFRVSNTSSQYYNSPYYLMHKSQVQPIPPAHKNAPMHLNLADFVGPQIIQNIANAGKISFHSVGDTGAAKVNRQQTAGQAIANEAKVSDAMAADLAGNASDAPAFFFHLGDVIYNFGEAQYYYDQFYEPFRAYDRPIFAIPGNHDGSVFGQGSSAPQVPTLTAFLDNFCATNEGVSPDAGGLVRSVMTQPAVYFTLDAPFVSVIGLYSNVLEGPGVISSQGGHYPIVDDQLTFLKSELQRIKPDHDAGKRALIIALHHPPLSADAKHAGSDGAEKDIDNACQQAGVWPDLMLSGHAHLYQRFTRRVANKEIPYIVAGSGGFAATQPQTALGNAPITVGDHTLEINPLVDFGYLIISTDGHTLTVSFRSPTGNGVQELDSVTVDIQKGKITSSGSKGGGKAPGGKPPAGKPPKAPKPPKKKPGGKAPHAGKPHAGHKPAAPKAGKRGRK
- a CDS encoding aminotransferase class I/II-fold pyridoxal phosphate-dependent enzyme; this translates as MVDVGPLYSAVPDPDAGLSSLAQGIIGSEILKISAQIRALKAKGAVLCNLTVGDFDPAYFPIPHELLEGTRAALAAGHTNYPPSDGVLALREAVVRLYERELGLKFPLESVLVAGGARPLLYGAYKTLITPGDVAVYPVPSWNNNHYAFLTGAQPVEIAVAPESNFFPTIEQLRPHLKKARLICLNSPLNPTGTAIDRNLLRQISLEVLQENRRRQASDGERPLYLVYDQVYWTLTYGAIKHVTPLELVPEIAPYTLLLDAISKAFCATGLRVGWAVMPPAIRRHMMDILGHIGAWAPKAEQVAVAALLDDPEKIRAFQADLKTKLKTRLDALYEGFSAMKQDGFPVDAVAPQGAIYLSARFDLFGKNVRGNVIRTNEEIRQLLLEEAGVAVVPFQAFGLKEDTGWFRLSVGAVSMEEINAIFPRLRELLAPAVKKAAKKLETYAR
- the argR gene encoding arginine repressor, which gives rise to MSPATKFARQKLIVDVLQHGPAANQDELRKALAKHGLKVTQATLSRDIHKLGLVKTTEGYALSGNDHAPESGLPSAARLLREFVLEIREAQNLLVVKTSIGSAQPVAAALDAEGWEETVGTIAGDDTILIISPDKKSAHKLATRIREMIA
- the argC gene encoding N-acetyl-gamma-glutamyl-phosphate reductase is translated as MSAPLQTAVVGATGYAGFELARLLMRHPRLSTPLLMRRESEESSKPGTLAEVFPHVYGEPESSLEPFSWSKLKNAGVSVLFLATPHEASREMVPEAIDRGLRVIDLSGAWRLKVAANRKVYAFSDEGSEVATALMQKAVYGLPELRRAEIQHAILLANPGCYATSVILALAPLVCAGMIDRNHDVICDSKSGVSGAGKQPTAKTHFVEVADNFSAYSVFGHRHTGEILEQLGFASGQLVFTPHLLPIPRGILSTIYLRLANESTPQQIEETFRSFYSGKPWVRVFAQPRLPQIQFSLRTNFCDIGLTLAPDGKRLVLVSCLDNLLKGAAGQAVQNLNLMLGWDEREGLN